A stretch of the Acyrthosiphon pisum isolate AL4f chromosome A2, pea_aphid_22Mar2018_4r6ur, whole genome shotgun sequence genome encodes the following:
- the LOC115033033 gene encoding piggyBac transposable element-derived protein 4-like, translating into MCPIQIFNMIMGNMYQKIVFESNLYAEQHNISLNTNIEELKAFLGLLIYMGYHELPGIRLYWSNDPNFYCDRVAKVMPVKQFLKLLRCIHLNDNSKMPQRQSQEFDKLFKIRPMLSHLQEKYKTMYKPSRHLAVDESMVAFKGRSSMKQFMPLKPIKRGFKVWALADSQSGFLLNFDVYTGKKSDGNVEYGLGENVVISLTDTLKNKFYCIYFDNFFTSIPLISKLLNGGLFACGTFRVNKKFYPKHLMKSDNKYMPGDIEYAQSKDISVMRWKDRGAKPVTLISNMHNASESTIVNRKNKKGEKIAVKCPVGISDYNKHMGGVDKFDQYMANYSISQKSRRWWLKLFYYMIDTAVVNSFILYKESCNTMKKKYINHLEFRSRLTDELISDFSSRKNRLHHLKIEL; encoded by the coding sequence atgtgTCCCATacagatttttaatatgattatgggtaatatgtatcaaaaaattgtatttgaatcaaatttatatgctgaacaacataatatatcattaaacaccAACATTGAAGAATTAAAAGCTTTTCTGGGGTTACTGATATATATGGGTTATCATGAGCTACCAGGTATTAGGCTGTATTGGTCAAATGATCCAAATTTTTATTGTGATCGAGTTGCAAAAGTAATGCcagttaaacaatttttaaaactacttcGCTGTATTCATCTTAATGACAATTCAAAAATGCCACAAAGACAGTCTCAAGAGTTTGACAAGCTTTTTAAAATTCGTCCCATGCTATCTCATttacaagaaaaatataaaactatgtacAAGCCTTCAAGACACCTTGCTGTGGATGAAAGTATGGTTGCTTTTAAAGGTCGTTCATCAATGAAGCAATTTATGccattaaaaccaataaaacgAGGCTTTAAAGTTTGGGCTTTGGCTGACTCTCAGAGTGGATTTTTGTTAAACTTTGACGTGTATACCGGGAAAAAATCAGACGGTAATGTTGAATATGGTTTGGgagaaaatgttgttatttcgCTAACCGatacgttaaaaaataaattttattgtatttattttgacaatttttttacaagtataCCACTCATATCTAAACTTTTAAATGGTGGTTTATTTGCTTGTGGCACTTTTAgagtgaataaaaaattttaccctaaacatttaatgaaaagtGATAACAAATATATGCCTGGTGACATAGAGTATGCACAATCAAAAGACATCAGTGTGATGAGATGGAAAGACAGGGGAGCAAAACCAGTTACATTAATTAGTAATATGCATAATGCATCAGAGTCTACTATAGtcaacagaaaaaataaaaaaggagaGAAAATTGCAGTGAAATGTCCTGTAGGTATATCTGATTACAACAAGCATATGGGTGGTGTGGACAAATTCGACCAATATATGGCTAATTATTCAATATCCCAAAAGTCTCGTCGTTGGTGGttgaagttattttattacatgaTTGATACTGCTGTtgtaaattcatttattttatacaaagaaAGTTGcaatacaatgaaaaaaaaatatattaatcatttggAATTCAGATCAAGACTTACTGATGAGCTTATAAGTGATTTTAGTTCTAGAAAAAACAGACTTCATCACCTCAagatagaattataa